A single window of Ovis canadensis isolate MfBH-ARS-UI-01 breed Bighorn chromosome 15, ARS-UI_OviCan_v2, whole genome shotgun sequence DNA harbors:
- the LOC138420575 gene encoding olfactory receptor 10A5-like codes for MAEGNWTRVSEFILMSFSSLPTEMQSLLFLTFLFIYLVTLLGNSLIILVTLADPMLHSPMYFFLRNLSFLEVGFNLVIVPKMLGTLIAQDTAISFLGSATQMYFSFFSGVSECFLLATMAYDRYVAICSPLHYPVIMNPRTCAKLAAVSWFPGIPVATVQTTWLFSFPFCGINKVNHFCDSPPVLRLVCADTARFEIYAIIGTVLVVMTPCLLILCSYTRIAAAILKTPSAKGKHKAFSTCSSHLLAVSLFYVSSSLTYFRPKSSNSPESKKVLSLSYTIVTPMLNPIIYSLRNNEVKNALARTFHKAMGVRNCFL; via the coding sequence ATGGCTGAAGGAAACTGGACAAGAGTAAGTGAGTTTATCCTCATGAGTTTCTCTTCCTTACCTACTGAAATGCAGTCATTACTCTTCCTGACATTTCTATTCATCTACCTGGTCACTCTGCTGGGAAACAGCCTCATCATTCTGGTGACCTTGGCTGACCCCATGCTGCACagccccatgtacttcttcctcaggAACTTGTCCTTCTTAGAGGTTGGCTTCAACCTAGTCATTGTGCCCAAGATGCTGGGGACCCTGATTGCCCAGGACACAGCCATCTCCTttcttggctctgccactcaGATGTATTTCTCCTTCTTCTCTGGGGTGTCTGAATGCTTCCTCCTGGCCaccatggcctatgaccgctatgtaGCCATCTGCAGTCCCTTGCACTACCCAGTCATCATGAACCCAAGGACATGTGCCAAACTGGCAGCTGTCTCCTGGTTTCCTGGCATTCCTGTAGCTACTGTGCAGACCACGTGGCTCTTCAGCTTTCCATTCTGTGGCATCAACAAGGTGAACCACTTCTGTGACAGCCCTCCTGTGCTGAGGCTGGTCTGTGCAGACACAGCACGGTTTGAGATCTATGCCATCATTGGAACCGTTCTGGTTGTCATGACGCCCTGCTTGCTGATCCTATGTTCCTACACTCGCATTGCTGCTGCCATCCTGAAGACTCCATCGGCTAAGGGGAAGCATAAAGCCTTCTCTACCTGCTCATCCCACCTCCTTGCTGTCTCCCTCTTCTATGTATCTTCAAGCCTCACCTACTTCCGTCCAAAGTCCAGTAATTCTCCTGAGAGCAAAAAAGTGCTATCACTGTCCTACACTATTGTAACTCCTATGTTGAACCCCATTATCTACAGCTTGAGAAATAATGAGGTGAAGAATGCCCTTGCTCGGACCTTCCACAAGGCTATGGGTGTCAGAAACTGCTTTCTGTAG